The Mangrovibacillus cuniculi sequence ATCCACAACGGTAACCATTGTATCTAAACTTGTTGCATCTGCCAACTGAATAGAAAGAGTTTCATCTTCATAAACAAATGTCTGTGCAACCGGGATTGGTTCACTTATCCCACTTGATTCAATAACGATGTAATCAATGTTTCCTTTTTGTACTAAATTGTTTACTTCAATCATTAAGTCTTCACGTAGTGTACAACAAATACAGCCATTTTGCATTTCTACTAATGATTCTTCGGAACGAATGAATTCTTCATTGTTTACGAGCATTCCATCTATATTGATTTCGCTCATATCATTTACAATGACAGCGACACGTAACCCTTCACGATTCTTTAAAATATGTTGCAATAACGTCGTTTTACCAGAACCTAAATACCCACTTAACACTGTAACAGGGACTTTTTTCATCTTTACACCTCTAATTGTATACGTAATGATTCCGCTTTAAACAATAACATGGTGAATAACATCTGTAAACCATAATGATTACGATTTTGTTTTCAACACTTTTGTTGCATGAAAACACGAAGTCTCATACCATAATAAGAGAAGAGGTGATTATATAATGAAAGATTGGACTCGTGAGGAATTAGGAGAAATACTCCGTAGTAGTAAAAAAATTGCTGTTATAGGGCTTAGTGACAACCCTACAAGAACATCATATATGGTATCTGCAGCTATGCAACAAGCTGGATATAAAATAATCCCAATAAATCCTACAATTAATACATCATTAGGTGAAAAAGCATTTGATCATCTTGATGACTTAAATGATCAAGTGGACATTGTGAATATCTTCCGTCGACCAGAATTTTTACAAGACTTGTTACCTGGTATTTTGTCGCTAAAGTATAAACCTATTATTTGGACTCAACTAGGTGTTGTAGATGAAAACTTTTACAACGAGTTGGTGAAAAACGGATTCCAAGTAATCATGGACCGCTGCATTAAAGTAGAACATAGCATGACGAAAAGGAAATAAAAAGACGAATTTTGCTTCATTTTTCCTTAAACTTTATAGCTTTTCTGTAAAAATACGTTTTCACAAAGTCGTTTTCACGATAAAATAGGTCATAGTTGCCAACGGAACGACACTCTTGTATCGTAAGAACAAACGTTCGTTTTGGTTGAAATGGAAAGTCGTGCTCTTTATGGGCACGTTGTTTTATAAAGGGGGAAGTTTTTGTGGCAAAAAAGCCAGTTCAATTCGATTATAACGATGATGCCATTCAGGTACTAGAAGGGCTAGAAGCAGTGCGTAAAAGACCTGGTATGTATATTGGTTCAACAGATGCACGAGGACTCCACCATTTAGTTTATGAAATTGTAGACAACGCGGTGGATGAAGCCCTTGCTGGATACGGAAACGAAATCATCGTAAGCATACATAAAGATAACAGTATAGAAGTAATTGATAAGGGTAGAGGTATGCCTACTGGTATGCATAAACTCGGTAAGCCTACTCCAGAAGTAATTTTCACGGTGCTCCATGCAGGAGGAAAATTTGGCCAGGGTGGTTACAAAACAAGTGGTGGGCTTCATGGTGTTGGTGCTTCGGTTGTGAACGCTTTATCTGAATGGGTAACCGTTACAATTAAAAGAGATGGCATCATTTATGAGCAGCGATTTGAAAATGGTGGAAAGCCTGTCTCTACATTAGAAAAGATAGGGAAAACAAAAGAATCAGGAACTACTGTTCATTTTAAACCAGATCCAACCATGTTCTCCACAATTACATATAACTTTGATACGTTATCAGAACGATTAAGAGAATCTGCTTTTTTATTAAAAGGAATGAAAATTGTTTTAAGAGATCTACGTCATGATCAAGAAGAAGTGTATCATTTTGAGAATGGTATTGAAGCATTTGTAGAGTATTTAAATGAAGATAAAGATGAAATTCACCCGGTTGTATTCTTTGAAGGTGAATCAAACGGAATTGAAATGGAATATGCTTTTCAGTTCAATGATGGCTTTTCAGAGAATGTATTGTCTTTTGTAAATAATGTTCGTACAAAAGATGGTGGAACACATGAAGCTGGTGCCAAGTCTGCCATGACTAGGGTATTTAATGAACATGCAAGAAAAATGTCATTGCTTAAAGATCGTGACAAAAACCTGGAAGGATCAGATATTAGAGAAGGCTTAACAGCGATTGTTTCTGTCCGAATTCCTGAAGAGTTACTTCAATTTGAAGGACAAACAAAAGGGAAATTAGGAACTAGCGAAGCGCGTTCTTCTATTGATGCAATCGTTTCAGAGAAACTTGCTTACTATCTTCAAGAGAACACAGATACTGCTAACTTACTAATTAAAAAAGCAATCAAAGCTGCTCAGGCAAGGGAAGCTGCTAGAAAAGCAAGAGAAGAAGCAAGAAGTGGGAAGAAAAGAAAGAAATCGGAAACAGTTTTGTCTGGTAAGTTAACCCCTGCACAGTCGAGAAATCCTGACCGAAACGAACTTTATCTTGTAGAGGGTGACTCTGCAGGTGGTTCTGCAAAACAAGGTCGAGATCGAAAATTCCAAGCTGTGTTACCACTACGAGGTAAGGTAATTAATACAGAAAAAGCTAAATTAGCTGATATTTTTAAGAATGAAGAGATTAATACCATCATCCATGCTATTGGTGCAGGTGTTGGTCCTGACTTTGAGGTTAGTGATATGAATTATGACAAAGTTGTCATTATGACAGATGCTGACACGGACGGCGCTCATATTCAAGTATTATTACTAACGTTCTTTTACCGTTACATGAAACCGATGCTTGAAGCTGGAAAAGTCTATATTGCGCTTCCGCCTCTTTACAAAGTTAGTAGAGGGTCTGGAAAAAAAGAAGTGATTGAATACGCTTGGACAGATGAAGAATTAAATGGTGCAATTAAGAAAGTTGGCAGAGGTTATATGATTCAACGTTATAAAGGTTTGGGAGAAATGAATGCAGACCAACTGTGGGAAACGACCATGAATCCTGAATCTAGAACACTAATTCGCGTTCGAATAGACGATGCTGCTCGTGCCGAGAGAAGGATTACCACGTTAATGGGCGACAAAGTAGAACCGAGAAGAAAGTGGATTGAAAATAACGTAGCGTTTGGCCTTGATGACGACCAAAATATTTTAGAAAACGAAAACATCTCGGTCGTGAAGGAGGACTAATCTATGTCATTGTTTGAAAGGTATCAAGATTTACCATTAGAAGATGTTGTAGGTGATCGTTTTGGTCGCTACAGTAAATATATTATTCAAGATCGCGCACTACCAGATGCACGAGATGGATTAAAACCAGTTCAACGACGTATTCTTTTTGCCATGCATATGGATGGAAATACGTTCGAAAGAAATTTCCGAAAATCAGCTAAAACTGTTGGGAACGTAATTGGTAACTATCACCCTCACGGTGACACGTCTGTTTACGATGCAATGGTACGTATGAGTCAAGATTGGAAAGTTAGAAATTTATTAATTCAAATGCACGGAAACAACGGAAGTATTGACGGAGATCCACCTGCCGCAATGCGTTATACAGAAGCGAGGCTATCAGCGATTTCTTCTGAATTATTGAGAGATATCGAAAAAGAAACAGTAGAATTCATTCCTAACTTTGATGATACTGCAGAAGAGCCGACTGTTCTGCCAGCTCGTTTTCCAAATCTTTTAGTTAATGGTTCTACAGGTATTTCTGCTGGATATGCAACAGAAATACCACCTCATTCTCTAGAAGAAATCATCGATGGTACGATTCTTAGAATTGATCGTCCAGATTGCTCTGTGGACGATTTAATGACTATCATTAAAGGTCCTGACTTCCCAACAGGCGGTATTATTCAAGGGGTAGATGGAATAAAGAAAGCTTATGAATCTGGAAAAGGAAAAATGATGATTCGCGGGAAAGCCGTAATTGAGGATCTTCGCGGCGGTAGACAACAAATTGTTATTACAGAAATTCCATTTGAGATTAATAAAGCTAATTTAGTGAAAAAAATGGACGAGCTTCGTTTAGACCGTAAAGTAGAAGGAATTTCCGAAATTAGAGATGAAACGGATCGTACAGGACTTCGAGTAGTTGTAGAGCTTAAGAAAGAAGCAGATGCACAAGGAGTTCTAAATTTCCTATATAAGAATACAGATTTACAAATTACATACAACTTTAATATGGTTGCCATTCATCATAGACGACCTAAGTTAATGGGATTAAGAGAGCTTCTAGATGCATATATCGAGCATCAAAAAGAAGTGATTTCTAAAAGATCTCAATTCGACTTACGAAAAGCGAAAGAGCGTCAACACATCGTTGCGGGATTAATGAAAGCTCTGTCAATTTTAGATGAAGTTATTTCGACAATCAGAGCATCTAAAGATAAACGTGATGCAAAGGATAATCTAATCTCTAAATATCAGTTTACAGAAGTGCAGGCTGAAGCGATTGTCTCCTTACAGTTATATCGATTAACGAATACAGACATAACAGCACTTCAGCAAGAGGCTGATGAACTGGATCAAAAGATTAAAGAGCTGACAGAGATCCTAAATAGTGAATCGAAACTTACGGGTGTAATAAAAAAGCAATTAAGAGAAGTGAAAAAGCAATATGCTGATGGCAGACGAACTTTGATTGAAGAAAAGATTGAAGAGTTAAAGATTAATTTGGAAGTGTTAGTAGCGAGTGAAGACGTTATGTTAACTGTAACGCAGGATGGTTACTTAAAACGAACTAGTTTACGTTCTTATTCCGCTTCAGGTGGACAAGACCTGGCGATGAAAGAAACGGATCGTTGTATCTTTGCAAAAGAGGTTAACACGACCGAATCTATGCTTGCTTTCACAAACAAAGGAAATTACATATTCCTACCGATTCATGAAATACCAGATATCAGGTGGAAAGATATGGGTCAGCACATTGGAACCATTGTGCCAATCGATAAAGATGAACAAGTTATTCATGTGGAACATGTCAGCAACTTTGATACAGGGCAATACATTCTATTTGTCACGAAAAATGGGATGATCAAGAAATCTGAGTTAAGTCTTTATAAAGCTCAACGTTATTCCAAGCCTCTTGTTGCTTTAAATGTAAAGTCTGGTGATGAATTAATATCTGTTATGCTGGCAACTGACGCTGATGATGTGTTCTTATCAACCGCAACCGGTTATGGCCTATGGTTTAGTGTAGAAGAAGTGTCGTTAGTAGGTGCAAGAGCAGCAGGTGTAAAAGGTATTAACTTAAAAGAGGATGATAAGGTCATAGGAGCTGGCTTAATCAGAGCCAACACTTCTCCAAATATCATTGTTACAACACAGCGTGGAGCAATGAAAAAAATGAAATTAAATGAGTTTGAGAAATCAAGCAGAGCTAAACGTGGTTCTGTCATGTTAAGAGAATTAAAAAACAACCCGCATCGATTAGTAAGTTTAGTTGTGACAGAGGAGGATGTACTAGTGCATCTCGTTACAACCAAAGGGTATGTAGAGGAAGTATCTACTGGTGATTTACGTTTCGGAGAGAGGTATTCAAATGGATCGTTCTATGTAGATGATACGGACCAAGGAACGGTAATTACTATGTACCCAATAGTCTCTACGGCAATCAAGCCAGAGACGAAATAAGAAAAGAGGAGACGGAGACGTTTCCTCTTTTTTTGTTTCGTGATTAGTAACAACTCATCGTTAACCACGTGATGTGGCTTGTTCTTAGATGAGTCTCCTTTATTTAAAGAGACTGAAGTAGTACCAAATGGCAATAGTAATAATTGAGTGGTATGAAAAAACGTATGTTCTATACATGTCAGAAAACATAACACAGGAAATAAAAAACTATTGTACAATCATTTTATATTTGGTAAAGTAAGTGTTGCTTTGAAAAAGGAGGATTTATATGTTTTTTAGCTCTATAACATTTGCAGAAAGAATAAATAACTTTGTGAATGTTGCCAATGATCAATTATGGGGTTGGGTCCTAATTTATGTATTAATAGGTGCGGGCCTTTACTTTACCATTAGCACTAAATTTGTACAATTTAGGTACATAAAAGAGATGTTTGGTCTTTTAACTGAAAAAGAAACATTATCAACAGAAGGAAAGAAAACAATTTCTTCTTTCCAAGCATTCACTATTTCCGCCGCATCTCGCGTTGGAACAGGTAATCTTGCAGGAGTAGCAACTGCTATCGCGGGTGGTGGCCCTGGAGCTGTTTTTTGGATGTGGATCATTGCTTTAATCGGTAGTGCTTCGGCATTTATTGAAAGTACACTAGCTCAAATCTACAAAGTAAAAGATGACAGTGGAGCATTCCGAGGTGGACCTGCCTACTACATGGAAAAAGGGTTAAATAAGAGATGGTTAGGA is a genomic window containing:
- the parC gene encoding DNA topoisomerase IV subunit A: MSLFERYQDLPLEDVVGDRFGRYSKYIIQDRALPDARDGLKPVQRRILFAMHMDGNTFERNFRKSAKTVGNVIGNYHPHGDTSVYDAMVRMSQDWKVRNLLIQMHGNNGSIDGDPPAAMRYTEARLSAISSELLRDIEKETVEFIPNFDDTAEEPTVLPARFPNLLVNGSTGISAGYATEIPPHSLEEIIDGTILRIDRPDCSVDDLMTIIKGPDFPTGGIIQGVDGIKKAYESGKGKMMIRGKAVIEDLRGGRQQIVITEIPFEINKANLVKKMDELRLDRKVEGISEIRDETDRTGLRVVVELKKEADAQGVLNFLYKNTDLQITYNFNMVAIHHRRPKLMGLRELLDAYIEHQKEVISKRSQFDLRKAKERQHIVAGLMKALSILDEVISTIRASKDKRDAKDNLISKYQFTEVQAEAIVSLQLYRLTNTDITALQQEADELDQKIKELTEILNSESKLTGVIKKQLREVKKQYADGRRTLIEEKIEELKINLEVLVASEDVMLTVTQDGYLKRTSLRSYSASGGQDLAMKETDRCIFAKEVNTTESMLAFTNKGNYIFLPIHEIPDIRWKDMGQHIGTIVPIDKDEQVIHVEHVSNFDTGQYILFVTKNGMIKKSELSLYKAQRYSKPLVALNVKSGDELISVMLATDADDVFLSTATGYGLWFSVEEVSLVGARAAGVKGINLKEDDKVIGAGLIRANTSPNIIVTTQRGAMKKMKLNEFEKSSRAKRGSVMLRELKNNPHRLVSLVVTEEDVLVHLVTTKGYVEEVSTGDLRFGERYSNGSFYVDDTDQGTVITMYPIVSTAIKPETK
- the parE gene encoding DNA topoisomerase IV subunit B — its product is MAKKPVQFDYNDDAIQVLEGLEAVRKRPGMYIGSTDARGLHHLVYEIVDNAVDEALAGYGNEIIVSIHKDNSIEVIDKGRGMPTGMHKLGKPTPEVIFTVLHAGGKFGQGGYKTSGGLHGVGASVVNALSEWVTVTIKRDGIIYEQRFENGGKPVSTLEKIGKTKESGTTVHFKPDPTMFSTITYNFDTLSERLRESAFLLKGMKIVLRDLRHDQEEVYHFENGIEAFVEYLNEDKDEIHPVVFFEGESNGIEMEYAFQFNDGFSENVLSFVNNVRTKDGGTHEAGAKSAMTRVFNEHARKMSLLKDRDKNLEGSDIREGLTAIVSVRIPEELLQFEGQTKGKLGTSEARSSIDAIVSEKLAYYLQENTDTANLLIKKAIKAAQAREAARKAREEARSGKKRKKSETVLSGKLTPAQSRNPDRNELYLVEGDSAGGSAKQGRDRKFQAVLPLRGKVINTEKAKLADIFKNEEINTIIHAIGAGVGPDFEVSDMNYDKVVIMTDADTDGAHIQVLLLTFFYRYMKPMLEAGKVYIALPPLYKVSRGSGKKEVIEYAWTDEELNGAIKKVGRGYMIQRYKGLGEMNADQLWETTMNPESRTLIRVRIDDAARAERRITTLMGDKVEPRRKWIENNVAFGLDDDQNILENENISVVKED
- a CDS encoding CoA-binding protein, whose amino-acid sequence is MKDWTREELGEILRSSKKIAVIGLSDNPTRTSYMVSAAMQQAGYKIIPINPTINTSLGEKAFDHLDDLNDQVDIVNIFRRPEFLQDLLPGILSLKYKPIIWTQLGVVDENFYNELVKNGFQVIMDRCIKVEHSMTKRK